One window of Salmo salar chromosome ssa11, Ssal_v3.1, whole genome shotgun sequence genomic DNA carries:
- the LOC106563472 gene encoding protein cornichon homolog 2 isoform X2, with protein sequence MVSTQIDRVGRGRSWIFSDRRIYHQTQIIAFDELCTDFKNPIDQSNPTRARERILNIERICNLLRKLVVPEYSIHGLFCLMFMCAGEWVTLGLNIPLLFYHLWRFFHRPADGSEVMYDPVSVMNADILNYCQKESWCKLGFYLLSFFYYLYSMVYALVSF encoded by the exons ATGGTGTCGACCCAAATTGACAGAGTGGGAAGAGGAAGGAGTTGGATATTCAGTGATAGACGCATCTACCACCAAACACAG ATTATTGCGTTTGACGAGCTGTGCACAGACTTCAAGAACCCAATCGATCAGAGCAACCCCACCAGAGCG AGGGAAAGAATTCTGAATATTGAAAGAATATGCAACTTGCTGCGGAAG CTGGTGGTGCCAGAGTACTCCATCCATGGGCTGTTCTGCCTGATGTTCATGTGCGCTGGGGAGTGGGTCACCCTGGGCCTAAACATCCCCCTGCTCTTCTACCATCTCTGGAG gtTTTTCCATCGGCCGGCAGATGGGTCAGAGGTAATGTATGATCCTGTCAGTGTGATGAATGCAGACATCCTGAACTACTGTCAGAAGGAGTCCTGGTGTAAGCTGGGCTTCTACCTGCTCTCCTTCTTCTACTACCTGTACAG TATGGTCTACGCCTTGGTGAGTTTCTAA
- the LOC106563472 gene encoding protein cornichon homolog 2 isoform X1 yields the protein MAFTFAAFCYMLTLVLCAALIFFVIWQIIAFDELCTDFKNPIDQSNPTRARERILNIERICNLLRKLVVPEYSIHGLFCLMFMCAGEWVTLGLNIPLLFYHLWRFFHRPADGSEVMYDPVSVMNADILNYCQKESWCKLGFYLLSFFYYLYSMVYALVSF from the exons ATGGCTTTCACCTTCGCGGCCTTCTGCTACATGCTCACCTTAGTGCTGTGTGCCGCACTCATCTTCTTCGTCATCTGGCAG ATTATTGCGTTTGACGAGCTGTGCACAGACTTCAAGAACCCAATCGATCAGAGCAACCCCACCAGAGCG AGGGAAAGAATTCTGAATATTGAAAGAATATGCAACTTGCTGCGGAAG CTGGTGGTGCCAGAGTACTCCATCCATGGGCTGTTCTGCCTGATGTTCATGTGCGCTGGGGAGTGGGTCACCCTGGGCCTAAACATCCCCCTGCTCTTCTACCATCTCTGGAG gtTTTTCCATCGGCCGGCAGATGGGTCAGAGGTAATGTATGATCCTGTCAGTGTGATGAATGCAGACATCCTGAACTACTGTCAGAAGGAGTCCTGGTGTAAGCTGGGCTTCTACCTGCTCTCCTTCTTCTACTACCTGTACAG TATGGTCTACGCCTTGGTGAGTTTCTAA
- the uqcc3 gene encoding UNQ655/PRO1286, with the protein MSGLRTVLVSTGFVGVVGIGYGMWSVITPGEERKREMLKNLPEANPLRMEETRKRNALMMQVLKEAAETDDNIARGLGPMRSQK; encoded by the exons ATGAGTGGTCTACGCACTGTCCTGGTCTCTACTGGGTTTGTCGGTGTGGTGGGCATTGGATATGGAATGTGGTCagtgattacaccaggagaggaaaggaagaggGAAATGCTCAAG AATCTACCCGAAGCTAACCCACTGAGAATGGAGGAGACAAGGAAGAGGAACGCCCTCATGATGCAGGTGCTGAAGGAAGCTGCAGAGACCGATGACAACATTGCGAGAGGATTGGGCCCTATGAGATCCCAGAAATAG
- the dmac1 gene encoding distal membrane-arm assembly complex protein 1 (The RefSeq protein has 1 substitution compared to this genomic sequence) — protein MSTPEPLPVPPGSVSPAAGQMFESCWSCRILSGGGLLLGAGYVFLAARKVMRQGGTTSIGTVAQVAFAASLAAWGVVVIADPVGKSHRKA, from the exons ATGTCAACACCAGAGCCATTGCCCGTACCACCGGGCTCAGTATCACCGGCAGCGGGTCAAATGTTTGGGAGCTGTTGGAGTTGTCGGATTCTTTCAGGTGGAGGTCTGCTGTTAGGAGCTGGATATGTCTTCCTAGCCGCCCGAAAAGTAATGCGCCAAGGTGGGACAACCTCTATAGGAACTGTCGCACAAGTCGCGTTTGCAGCAA GTTTGGCTGCTTGGGGAGTTGTGGTCATCGCTGACCCTGTGGGGAAATCACACAGGAAGGCGTGA
- the faub gene encoding FAU ubiquitin like and ribosomal protein S30 fusion b yields MQLFVRAQTLHTFQVSGLETVADIKAHIEALEGLSCDDQVVFLCGEPLQDDAVIGQSALEFSTLEVTPRLLGGKVHGSLARAGKVRGQTPKVDKQEKKKKKTGRAKRRIQYNRRFVNVVPTFGKKKGPNANS; encoded by the exons ATGCAGCTGTTTGTGCGTGCTCAGACTCTCCACACCTTTCAGGTGTCTGGGTTAGAAACTGTCGCTGACATCAAG GCTCATATTGAGGCATTGGAGGGACTCTCCTGTGATGACCAGGTGGTTTTTCTGTGCGGGGAACCTCTGCAGGATGATGCTGTGATTGGCCAATCGGCACTGGAGTTCAGCACTCTTGAGGTTACCCCCCGACTGTTGGGAG GCAAAGTCCATGGCTCCTTGGCCAGAGCGGGGAAAGTCAGGGGACAGACTCCCAAG gTGGATAagcaggagaagaagaaaaagaagactgGTAGGGCTAAAAGGAGGATCCAGTATAATAGGCGCTTTGTGAATGTGGTACCAACATTTGGCAAGAAGAAGGGACCCAACGCCAACTCATAA
- the znhit2 gene encoding zinc finger HIT domain-containing protein 2, translating into MNPILRQRIPPSVRKLLTDIGPRNEHHCSEWTDTEPETVTRDGIELPARGTTNNSEFLTPATGKEDGDADHTDATTQSKVCGLCLCKPSYYTCPRCNVPYCGLECYRSTNHSVCSEEFYKESVLQELKDMGETECEGRKKMQDILLRLRHMADGAEGGMEGVLKTVEEEMGGIEGTKESAQVLELLSKLAEIQSSGEGNVEEIEEILTKLKELGDKDEEAGQVVSANFGDVDEGVEDAEELDLADRLSGLDIDALSEEALWDLLSSQEKEKFRSLVKGGAVGALVPLWRPWWEQHEEGEKALMEVLKEEMGEPEGDDAAGQGESRTRETVKTNKEGQGGSLRKEEGAGLSSCEKREAESQIVIIADNEVKDSGKRLESVGKSGKEQGQRKGKGKYRKEASKAKGPKSTPGVPPINVKIPPLSSLSSHPSPLVRHGLVDALFGYTFALRLFNGDIESDLIQEFCQMVLTVSEALSSGRVFSSLQETLEGGEAAILAGGYFDREDPSSPARAVEAVAHILTGRSKQDVIGYSLAALSQLCMVLSQARAALSKEGDEGDMRKKYFLAGKKCEFFQAWVSDNAQEVRRLAAGLWREHRKREDERSALQKEKRRVEESWKKGRGKAKGVLIQEID; encoded by the coding sequence ATGAATCCAATACTTAGACAGAGAATCCCTCCATCTGTGCGGAAGTTGTTGACTGACATTGGACCAAGGAATGAACACCACTGCAGTGAATGGACTGACACAGAGCCTGAGACTGTCACTAGAGATGGAATTGAGCTTCCTGCCAGAGGAACCACCAATAACAGTGAATTTCTGACACCAGCTACTGGGAAAGAGGATGGAGATGCAGACCATACAGATGCCACAACACAAAGCAAAGTGTGTGGGCTGTGCTTATGCAAACCCTCTTACTACACCTGTCCACGATGCAATGTACCTTACTGTGGCCTGGAATGCTACCGGAGTACAAATCATTCTGTGTGCTCAGAGGAATTTTATAAAGAGTCGGTGTTACAGGAGCTGAAAGATATGGGAGAAACAGAGTGTGAGGGGAGGAAGAAGATGCAGGATATTCTGCTAAGGCTGAGACATATGGCAGATGgggcagagggagggatggagggtgttttaaagactgttgaggaggagatgggaggtaTTGAGGGGACAAAGGAAAGCGCACAGGTTTTAGAGCTTCTCTCCAAGTTAGCAGAGATTCAATCATCTGGGGAAGGGAATGTGGAGGAGATTGAGGAGATTTTAACCAAACTCAAAGAGTTAGGAGACAAGGATGAAGAAGCAGGGCAAGTGGTTTCTGCAAATTTTGGAGACGTCGATGAGGGGGTTGAAGACGCCGAGGAGCTAGACTTGGCTGACAGGCTCTCGGGGCTGGATATCGATGCTCTCTCTGAGGAGGCATTGTGGGACCTGTTGAGCAGCCAGGAGAAGGAGAAGTTTAGGAGTCTGGTGAAGGGTGGCGCTGTAGGAGCTCTGGTCCCCCTGTGGAGACCCTGGTGGGAGCAGCACGAGGAGGGGGAAAAAGCTCTGATGGAGGTACTGAAGGAGGAGATGGGCGAGCCAGAAGGAGATGATGcagcaggacagggagagagcagGACAAGAGAAACAGTGAAGACAAATAAAGAAGGACAGGGGGGGAGTCTGAGGAAGGAAGAAGGGGCAGGTTTATCCAGTTGTGAAAAAAGAGAGGCAGAAAGTCAAATTGTGATCATTGCGGATAATGAAGTCAAGGATTCTGGGAAAAGACTTGAGAGTGTGGGTAAATCAGGGAAGGAGCAGGGACAGAGAAAGGGTAAGGGAAAATACAGAAAAGAGGCGAGCAAGGCTAAGGGACCAAAATCAACTCCTGGTGTGCCTCCAATCAATGTCAAAATCCCACCTCTGAGCTCCTTGTCATCCCATCCATCCCCTCTTGTTCGCCATGGCTTGGTCGATGCACTGTTTGGCTACACATTCGCCCTACGCCTGTTCAATGGTGACATTGAGTCAGACCTAATTCAAGAGTTTTGTCAAATGGTTCTCACTGTGTCTGAGGCCCTGAGCTCAGGCAGGGTGTTCAGCTCCCTTCAGGAGACCCTTGAGGGAGGGGAGGCAGCCATTTTGGCCGGGGGCTACTTTGACCGAGAGGACCCCAGTTCCCCAGCCAGGGCTGTGGAGGCTGTGGCTCATATTCTGACTGGGAGAAGTAAGCAGGATGTCATTGGATACTCCTTGGCAGCTTTGAGCCAACTCTGTATGGTGCTATCCCAAGCCAGGGCAGCTCTGTCCAAAGAGGGAGATGAAGGCGACATGAGAAAGAAGTATTTCCTCGCGGGGAAGAAATGTGAGTTCTTTCAAGCTTGGGTGTCTGACAATGCCCAGGAGGTGAGAAGACTGGCCGCTGGGTTATGGAGAGAGCACAggaagagggaggatgagaggagtgCTTTGcagaaggagaagagaagagttgaAGAAAGCTGGAAGAAGGGAAGGGGAAAAGCGAAGGGTGTGTTGATTCAAGAAATAGATTGA